A section of the Motilibacter aurantiacus genome encodes:
- the nrfD gene encoding NrfD/PsrC family molybdoenzyme membrane anchor subunit translates to MTGEGVPAEREVGSTPPGGGRVPHGDQAALSWEQGRGDGRRKPRGGGKRDESVMVPDAAFESYYGRAVLKAPVWTHDIAIYLFTGGLAAGSSMVAAGASLTGAETLRRNSRLTCLGALGASTFFLIKDLGRPGRFHHMLRVAKPTSPMSMGTWILSSFGGLAGAAAVTEAAPLLPRTGVLGLGRRLLPVAGSASGLAAAAVAPALATYTAVLFADTAVPSWHEVYRELPFMFGGSALASGAGAGMVLAPVAQAAPARRLALVGAALELAAGHRLEEGHGLLSEPYRQGRPGTLLRAARALTVAGAVGALLGGRSRVVSVAGGACLLAGSVATRFGVFEGGVASAKDPKYTVVPQRERVNARRGAKQTSTAQPEAGRDDAGKH, encoded by the coding sequence GTGACGGGGGAGGGCGTTCCCGCCGAGCGGGAGGTCGGGTCGACGCCACCGGGCGGCGGCCGCGTCCCGCACGGCGACCAGGCTGCGCTCAGCTGGGAACAGGGCCGCGGCGACGGCCGGCGCAAGCCCCGCGGCGGGGGGAAGCGCGACGAGTCCGTGATGGTGCCGGACGCGGCCTTCGAGTCGTACTACGGCCGGGCGGTGCTGAAGGCGCCGGTCTGGACGCACGACATCGCCATCTACCTCTTCACCGGGGGCCTCGCGGCCGGATCGTCCATGGTGGCGGCGGGCGCGAGCCTGACCGGCGCGGAGACCCTGCGGCGCAACTCGCGCCTCACCTGCCTGGGGGCGCTGGGCGCGAGCACGTTCTTCCTCATCAAGGACCTCGGCAGGCCCGGGCGCTTCCACCACATGCTGCGGGTCGCGAAGCCCACGTCCCCCATGTCGATGGGCACCTGGATCCTCTCCTCGTTCGGCGGCCTGGCCGGGGCCGCGGCCGTGACCGAGGCAGCGCCCCTGCTGCCGCGCACGGGGGTGCTGGGCCTCGGGCGCAGGCTGCTGCCGGTCGCGGGCTCCGCGTCCGGGCTCGCCGCGGCCGCCGTGGCGCCGGCGCTCGCGACGTACACCGCAGTGCTTTTCGCCGACACCGCGGTGCCGTCCTGGCACGAGGTCTACCGGGAGCTGCCCTTCATGTTCGGCGGCAGCGCGCTCGCCAGCGGCGCTGGGGCCGGCATGGTCCTCGCGCCCGTGGCGCAGGCGGCGCCCGCTCGCCGGCTCGCGCTCGTCGGCGCGGCGCTGGAGCTCGCCGCCGGGCACCGGCTGGAGGAGGGGCACGGCCTGCTGAGCGAGCCCTACCGGCAGGGCCGTCCGGGCACGCTGCTCCGGGCTGCCCGTGCGCTGACGGTCGCCGGCGCCGTGGGCGCCCTGCTGGGCGGGCGCAGCAGGGTCGTCTCCGTCGCGGGTGGCGCCTGCCTGCTCGCCGGCAGCGTGGCGACCCGCTTCGGGGTGTTCGAGGGCGGCGTGGCGTCGGCGAAG
- a CDS encoding phage holin family protein, which produces MPGGGASAAYGDDRPQVQTTSSLGELLGEVTKDLSTLMRQEVALAKAEMKQEATKAGKGAGMLGAAGFAGYMVLLFLSITLLWALDNVMDTSLAALIVAVLWAVIGAVLFVLGRAQMKKVRGPEQTMETVKEVPPALKPNTGR; this is translated from the coding sequence ATGCCGGGTGGCGGCGCGTCGGCCGCCTACGGCGACGACCGGCCCCAGGTGCAGACGACGTCGTCCCTCGGCGAGCTGCTCGGCGAGGTGACCAAGGACCTCTCGACGCTCATGCGCCAGGAGGTGGCGCTCGCCAAGGCCGAGATGAAGCAGGAGGCCACGAAGGCGGGCAAGGGCGCCGGCATGCTCGGCGCGGCCGGCTTCGCCGGCTACATGGTCCTGCTCTTCCTGTCCATCACCCTGCTGTGGGCGCTGGACAACGTCATGGACACCTCGCTCGCCGCGCTCATCGTCGCCGTCCTCTGGGCGGTCATCGGCGCCGTCCTCTTCGTCCTCGGCCGCGCGCAGATGAAGAAGGTGCGCGGGCCGGAGCAGACGATGGAGACCGTCAAAGAGGTGCCGCCCGCGTTGAAGCCGAACACCGGCCGCTAG
- a CDS encoding phosphoribosylaminoimidazolesuccinocarboxamide synthase has product MGDALRHVHSGKVRDLYALDDGRLVVVASDRVSAYDHVLETPVPDKGRVLTQLSLWWFERLADVVPNHLLTTDLPAEAPPEWAGRAMVCERLQMFPVECVARGYLTGSGLADYRATGQVCGNPLPPGLEDGSALPEPIFTPATKAAVGEHDENVSFEAVERAIGAPVAAELRRLTLAVYRVGEQIARERGIVLADTKLEFGARPDGTVVLGDEVLTPDSSRFWPADSWQPGRPQRSFDKQYVRDWLTSPASGWRRDSGEPPPPLPDDVVQRTRERYLEAYARITGRPLGTVAP; this is encoded by the coding sequence GTGGGCGACGCGCTACGCCACGTGCACAGCGGCAAGGTCCGTGACCTCTACGCCCTCGACGACGGCCGTCTCGTGGTCGTCGCCAGTGACCGGGTCTCCGCGTACGACCACGTGCTCGAGACCCCGGTGCCGGACAAGGGTCGCGTCCTCACCCAGCTGTCGCTGTGGTGGTTCGAGCGGCTCGCGGACGTGGTCCCGAACCACCTGCTGACGACCGACCTGCCGGCCGAGGCCCCGCCCGAGTGGGCCGGCCGCGCCATGGTCTGCGAGCGGCTGCAGATGTTCCCGGTCGAGTGCGTCGCGCGCGGCTACCTCACCGGCTCCGGCCTCGCCGACTACCGGGCGACGGGACAGGTCTGCGGCAACCCCCTGCCGCCGGGGCTCGAGGACGGGAGCGCGCTGCCCGAGCCGATCTTCACTCCCGCGACGAAGGCCGCCGTCGGCGAGCACGACGAGAACGTGTCGTTCGAGGCGGTCGAGCGCGCGATCGGCGCGCCCGTCGCGGCGGAGCTGCGCCGGCTGACGCTCGCGGTCTACCGCGTCGGCGAGCAGATCGCTCGTGAGCGCGGCATCGTGCTCGCCGACACCAAGCTGGAGTTCGGCGCTCGCCCTGACGGCACCGTGGTGCTGGGCGACGAGGTGCTGACGCCGGACAGCTCGCGCTTCTGGCCGGCGGACAGCTGGCAGCCGGGCCGGCCCCAGCGGTCCTTCGACAAGCAGTACGTCCGCGACTGGCTCACCTCCCCGGCCTCGGGCTGGCGGCGTGACAGCGGCGAGCCGCCCCCGCCCCTGCCCGACGACGTCGTGCAGCGGACCCGCGAGCGCTACCTGGAGGCGTACGCGCGCATCACCGGGAGGCCGCTCGGTACTGTCGCCCCATGA
- the galE gene encoding UDP-glucose 4-epimerase GalE → MTWLLTGGAGYIGAHIALALQESGLGAVVLDDLSTGVRERLGPDIPLVEANVLDTAAVRRALREHEVTGVVHLAAKKAVGESVERPLFYWQQNVTGLQSLLSAMHDEGVEQLVFSSSSSVYGEPKTEDVVEDVVVTDPQRPVSPYGETKLVGEWVIEDFGKATGTRWASLRYFNVAGAGSPVLGDTGVFNLVPLTFQAITEGRRPKVFGDDYPTRDGSCIRDYIHVVDLADAHVAAARKLAEGPLAEAYNIGRGEGATVKEVMEVTRKVTGIDFEYDVVARRAGDPARVVARPEKANAGLGWRAQRDLEDMIASAWEAWQARPAG, encoded by the coding sequence ATGACGTGGCTGCTGACCGGGGGAGCCGGTTACATCGGGGCACACATCGCGCTGGCCCTGCAGGAGTCGGGGCTCGGCGCCGTCGTCCTGGACGACCTGTCCACCGGGGTACGCGAGCGACTGGGCCCGGACATCCCGCTGGTCGAGGCGAACGTGCTCGACACCGCTGCCGTGCGCCGCGCGCTGCGCGAGCACGAAGTGACCGGCGTCGTCCACCTCGCGGCCAAGAAGGCCGTGGGGGAGTCGGTCGAGCGGCCGCTCTTCTACTGGCAGCAGAACGTCACCGGGCTGCAGAGCCTGCTCAGCGCCATGCACGACGAGGGCGTGGAGCAGCTGGTCTTCTCCTCCAGTTCCTCGGTCTACGGCGAGCCCAAGACCGAGGACGTCGTCGAGGACGTCGTCGTCACGGACCCGCAGCGCCCGGTGAGCCCCTACGGCGAGACCAAGCTGGTCGGCGAGTGGGTCATCGAGGACTTCGGCAAGGCCACCGGCACCCGCTGGGCCAGCCTCCGCTACTTCAACGTTGCGGGGGCGGGCAGCCCGGTGCTCGGTGACACCGGAGTCTTCAACCTCGTCCCGCTGACGTTCCAGGCCATCACGGAGGGCCGGCGCCCCAAGGTCTTCGGCGACGACTACCCCACACGTGACGGCTCCTGCATCCGCGACTACATCCACGTGGTGGACCTGGCCGACGCGCACGTGGCTGCCGCCCGCAAGCTGGCCGAGGGGCCGCTCGCCGAGGCCTACAACATCGGGCGCGGCGAGGGGGCGACGGTCAAGGAGGTCATGGAGGTGACCCGCAAGGTCACGGGCATCGACTTCGAGTACGACGTGGTGGCGCGCCGCGCCGGCGACCCGGCGCGGGTGGTCGCCCGCCCGGAGAAGGCGAACGCCGGCCTCGGCTGGCGAGCGCAGCGCGACCTCGAGGACATGATCGCCAGCGCGTGGGAGGCCTGGCAGGCACGGCCGGCGGGCTGA
- a CDS encoding 4Fe-4S dicluster domain-containing protein — MVSKNSLYGPLDPAPDAGYEDAPPRVGFFTDTSVCIGCKACEVACKEWNAVPEDGLNLLGFSYDNTGGLGADSWRAVHFIEQPYGVGNKSAPFASDSTPTGPSGTGPAFDVTAAGVRALPEQDRLGTGVGSSHEVAEAARQASGAQPQFLGMPAAEPPGRGTGAESRTDFRWLMMSNVCKHCTHAACLDVCPTGSLFRTEFGTVVVQEDICNGCGYCVSACPYGVIDKREDDGRAWKCTLCYDRLGAGMTPACAKSCPTESIQFGELDELRERAQRRLEQLHGAGVSEARLYGNDPEDGVGGDGAFFLLLDDPEVYGLPPDPIVTTRDLPDMWRHAGLASVAMVAGVALAFVSSALGRRR, encoded by the coding sequence ATGGTGTCGAAGAACAGCTTGTACGGCCCGCTGGACCCGGCGCCCGACGCGGGTTACGAGGACGCTCCACCCCGCGTGGGCTTCTTCACCGACACCTCGGTGTGCATCGGCTGCAAGGCTTGCGAGGTCGCCTGCAAGGAGTGGAACGCCGTCCCCGAGGACGGGCTGAACCTGCTGGGCTTCTCCTACGACAACACCGGTGGGCTCGGGGCCGACTCGTGGCGTGCGGTGCACTTCATCGAGCAGCCGTACGGCGTGGGCAACAAGAGCGCGCCGTTCGCGAGCGACAGCACCCCGACCGGCCCGTCGGGCACAGGGCCGGCGTTCGACGTGACGGCCGCCGGCGTGCGGGCCCTGCCTGAGCAGGACCGGCTGGGCACCGGGGTGGGGTCGAGCCACGAGGTGGCCGAGGCGGCACGGCAGGCGTCCGGGGCGCAGCCGCAGTTCCTCGGCATGCCGGCCGCCGAGCCGCCGGGCCGCGGGACGGGCGCAGAGAGCCGGACGGACTTCCGCTGGCTCATGATGTCCAACGTCTGCAAGCACTGCACGCACGCGGCCTGCCTCGACGTCTGCCCCACCGGCTCGCTGTTCCGCACCGAGTTCGGCACGGTCGTGGTGCAGGAGGACATCTGCAACGGCTGTGGCTACTGCGTCTCGGCGTGCCCCTACGGCGTCATCGACAAGCGCGAGGACGACGGCCGGGCGTGGAAGTGCACGCTCTGCTACGACCGGCTCGGCGCAGGGATGACCCCGGCCTGCGCGAAGTCCTGCCCCACCGAGTCGATCCAGTTCGGCGAGCTCGACGAGCTGCGCGAGCGTGCGCAGCGCCGGCTCGAGCAGCTGCACGGCGCCGGTGTCTCGGAGGCGCGGCTCTACGGCAACGACCCCGAGGACGGCGTCGGCGGCGACGGCGCGTTCTTCCTCCTCCTCGACGACCCCGAGGTCTACGGCCTCCCGCCGGACCCGATCGTCACCACGCGGGACCTGCCGGACATGTGGCGGCACGCCGGCCTGGCCTCGGTGGCGATGGTCGCCGGTGTGGCGCTGGCCTTCGTCTCCTCGGCCCTCGGGCGCCGGCGGTGA